In Balnearium lithotrophicum, the sequence TCGACCCCAATTTTTCAAGTAAAACGGAAGAGTTTAGTCTAAATCTGAAAATATCCTCTGAATTTTTGAAAGAAGAGGAAAACCCAAAGGTTGTTGTTGAAATAAGTGGCTCTATAACAGGTGAGAGTGGCCAAATTGCAAACGTCAGGTTTGTAAACCTAACAGGACTTTCTAAAAAAACTAAGGTTAGAAGAAAAACAATTCTTAAAAAGGTTGAAAAGGAGAGGGTTTCGGAGCTCCTCTCATTTCTCCCACTCTACCTTTTAAAATCGGGAATAGTTGTGAGGGAAGTCAAACGTGAGCTGTAGCTGTAGGAATGGAAAGAGGATTTCCTCGATAGAGTCAAAGGAGATTGAGGAATTCTTAAAGTTTTTGAGGAAAAACCCTAAAGCCTTTTCGGTTCTTGCCGAAGTTGTCAACAGCTTCAGGCCGACAGATTCTCAGAAAGTCAGGAGTGAGAGGGTATTTTTGGCAGTTAGAGACAGTTTAGAGTTGGGGGTTTTGAGCTACAGAGATACAGAGGTAATTTTGAAAATTTTGAAGGGGTTCTTTTCAAAATCGGATAAGGAGAGGGGAGACTTTTTAGAGGTTTTAGTTTCAAAATTGGGGCCCTTTACGTTTAATGGGAGATACAGGAGGATTAACCAGTGCAGGGTTTATAAGGGAAAGAAAAAGCTCTCGGAGAAGGAGATTGATGTCGCCTTCTCGGGAAAGGAAACTTTGGAGCTTCACGAATGTAAGGCAAACATGGTGAGGCAGTGGAGAGACCCACTTTCAAAAAGGTCGAAGAGGGGGAGTAAACTTCACTTTTTAAACGACCTTCCTAAAGAGTGTGAAAATGGAAAGAAAGTGGTAACCTTTGTGACGGGGCTTGATGGAAGAAGTGGCTGCGAGTACGTGAGGTTGGTTTTGAGGTTCTACGGATTTAAAAGAGTAAAAGTTTTAGGACGGGAGGAACTTAAAGCAAAACTTCTATAATGTTAAAATCCCTCTCAAAATTTTGGAGCTTCTCAAATGGATTCAAAACTTGTTGAACTAATTCTTATATTTATTTTAGGGTTATCCGTATCGTTGGTATTTCTGTACTTTGTCATTAAGAAACTTTAAATAGAGGAGAAACTATGGCAGCAAAGGACATTCACGAGAGCAAAATTCTCATCTTAGACTTCGGTTCCCAATACACTCAGCTGATTGCGAGGAGGCTGAGGGAAAAGCACATCTACTGTGAAATACATCCTTTCAACATTTCCATCGAGAAAATAAAGGAGTTTAAACCAAAGGGAATCATTCTATCTGGAGGACCTGCAAGCGTATATGCTCCCGATTCCCCAAAAATTAGCAGGGAAATTTTTGAATTGGGAGTTCCTGTCTTAGGAATCTGCTACGGAATGCAGTTAATTACTTACCTCTTTGGCGGAGAGGTAGTAAGGGCTGAAAAGCACGAATACGGAAGAGCGGAGCTCCAGGTACTTGACAGCTCAGACCTCTTCTACGGACTTCCTGAAAAGTTTACAGTTTGGATGAGCCACGGTGATAGGGTTTTAAAGATTCCTGAGAACTTTGAACCGATAGCAAAAACTGAAAATGCTCCGTACGCAGCAATTAGAAACAAGGGAAGAAAAATATTCGGCGTTCAGTTCCATCCCGAGGTAAAGCACACCCAGTACGGGGACAGGATACTTGAGAATTTTGCGGTTAGAATTTGTGGCGCTGAGCAAAACTGGACGATGGAAAACTTTATAGAGTACGAGATTAAAAAGATAAGGGAGACTGTTGGGGATAAAAACGTAATATGTGCGCTCTCTGGGGGAGTTGACTCCTCAGTAGTTGCAGCACTCCTCCACAGGGCAATTGGTGACCAGCTCTACCCCATCTTTGTTGATACAGGACTCTTGAGGAAGGGGGAGAGGGAGTCTGTTGAGAGGACTTTTAAAGAGAAGTTTCACATGAAAAACTTTAGGGTAATTGATGCATCAGATATTTTCCTTGAGAGGTTAAAGGGAGTAACAGACCCGGAGGAAAAGAGAAAGATAATAGGCCACACGTTTATAGAGGTCTTTGAAAGGGCTGCAAAGGAGATTCCAAACGCAGAGTTCCTGGCACAGGGAACACTCTACCCCGATGTAATAGAGAGCGTTTCTGTAAAGGGTCCTTCTGCAACAATAAAATCCCACCACAACGTTGGGGGACTTCCTGAAAGGCTTAACTTTAAGCTTATTGAGCCACTTAGGGAGCTCTTTAAGGATGAGGTAAGAGAGCTTGGAAGGAAGTTGGGACTTCCAGATGAAATTATTAAGAGGCAGCCGTTTCCAGGTCCTGGTCTTGCAATAAGGATAATCGGTGAGGTTAAGCCAGAATACCTTAAAATCCTGAGGGAGGCCGATGCAATAGTCTTAGAGGAGATAAAGAGGGCAGGACTTTACGACAAGATTTGGCAGTCCTTTGCCGTCTTCCTTCCAATCCAGACTGTTGGTGTAATGGGAGATGTTAGAACGTACGACTACGTGATTGCAGTAAGGGCTGTTGAGAGTACAGACGGAATGACAGCCGACTGGGTAAAGCTTCCCTAC encodes:
- the guaA gene encoding glutamine-hydrolyzing GMP synthase — encoded protein: MAAKDIHESKILILDFGSQYTQLIARRLREKHIYCEIHPFNISIEKIKEFKPKGIILSGGPASVYAPDSPKISREIFELGVPVLGICYGMQLITYLFGGEVVRAEKHEYGRAELQVLDSSDLFYGLPEKFTVWMSHGDRVLKIPENFEPIAKTENAPYAAIRNKGRKIFGVQFHPEVKHTQYGDRILENFAVRICGAEQNWTMENFIEYEIKKIRETVGDKNVICALSGGVDSSVVAALLHRAIGDQLYPIFVDTGLLRKGERESVERTFKEKFHMKNFRVIDASDIFLERLKGVTDPEEKRKIIGHTFIEVFERAAKEIPNAEFLAQGTLYPDVIESVSVKGPSATIKSHHNVGGLPERLNFKLIEPLRELFKDEVRELGRKLGLPDEIIKRQPFPGPGLAIRIIGEVKPEYLKILREADAIVLEEIKRAGLYDKIWQSFAVFLPIQTVGVMGDVRTYDYVIAVRAVESTDGMTADWVKLPYDLLERISNRIINEVEGVNRVVYDITSKPPGTIEWE